The following are from one region of the Bradyrhizobium septentrionale genome:
- the glmM gene encoding phosphoglucosamine mutase → MSRKYFGTDGIRGRANGLITPELALKVGQAAGLVFQRGDHRHRVVIGKDTRLSGYMIEYAMVAGFTSVGMDVLLVGPMPTPAIAMLTKSMRADLGVMISASHNLFEDNGIKLFGPQGFKLSDDVEKQIEQLLDESLDRRLAQSASLGRARRIDGVHDRYIEFAKRTLPRDLSLDGLRVVVDCANGAAYKVVPEALWELGADVVPMGVEPDGFNINKECGSTSPEALSRKVREMRADIGIALDGDADRVILVDERGHIVDGDQLLAVIAQSWKEEGRLSKPGIVTTVMSNLGLERFLQGLGLSMVRTPVGDRYVLEQMLSGGYNLGGEPSGHIIMSDYSTTGDGFVAALQVLAVVQKLRRPVSEICRRFDPLPQILKNVRYRSGKPLDDAEVKSAITDGEKRLNGHGRLLIRPSGTEPVIRVMGEGDDRILVEEVVDNIVSALGHAAAA, encoded by the coding sequence ATGAGCCGCAAATATTTCGGGACCGATGGAATTCGGGGCCGTGCCAATGGGCTGATCACGCCGGAGCTCGCGCTCAAGGTGGGGCAGGCCGCAGGCTTGGTGTTTCAGCGTGGCGACCATCGCCATCGCGTCGTGATCGGCAAGGACACGCGGCTGTCCGGCTACATGATCGAATACGCCATGGTCGCAGGCTTCACCTCGGTCGGCATGGACGTGCTGCTGGTCGGCCCGATGCCGACGCCGGCGATCGCGATGCTCACCAAGTCGATGCGCGCCGATCTCGGCGTCATGATCTCGGCGTCGCACAATCTCTTCGAGGACAACGGCATCAAGCTGTTCGGCCCGCAGGGCTTCAAGCTCTCCGACGATGTCGAGAAGCAGATCGAGCAGCTGCTCGACGAATCGCTCGACCGCCGCCTGGCGCAAAGCGCAAGCCTCGGCCGCGCCCGCCGCATCGACGGCGTCCATGACCGCTACATCGAATTCGCCAAGCGCACGCTGCCGCGCGACCTCTCGCTCGACGGCCTGCGCGTCGTGGTCGATTGCGCCAATGGCGCCGCCTACAAGGTGGTGCCGGAAGCGCTGTGGGAGCTCGGCGCCGACGTGGTGCCGATGGGCGTCGAGCCCGACGGCTTCAACATCAACAAGGAATGCGGCTCCACCTCGCCGGAAGCGCTGTCGCGGAAGGTGCGCGAGATGCGCGCCGACATCGGCATCGCGCTCGACGGCGACGCCGATCGCGTCATCCTGGTCGACGAGCGCGGCCACATCGTCGACGGCGACCAGCTGCTCGCGGTGATCGCGCAAAGCTGGAAGGAAGAGGGGCGTCTCTCCAAGCCCGGCATCGTCACCACCGTGATGTCCAATCTCGGGCTGGAGCGCTTCCTGCAGGGCCTCGGGCTTTCGATGGTCCGCACCCCGGTCGGCGACCGCTACGTGCTCGAGCAGATGCTGAGCGGCGGCTACAATCTCGGCGGCGAGCCGTCGGGCCATATCATCATGTCGGATTATTCGACGACCGGCGACGGCTTCGTCGCCGCGCTGCAGGTGCTGGCCGTGGTGCAGAAGCTGCGCCGCCCGGTGTCGGAGATCTGCCGGCGTTTCGACCCATTGCCGCAGATCCTGAAGAACGTGCGCTATCGCAGCGGCAAGCCGCTCGACGACGCCGAGGTCAAGTCCGCGATCACCGACGGCGAGAAGCGCCTCAACGGCCATGGCCGCCTGCTGATCCGTCCCTCCGGCACCGAGCCGGTGATCCGCGTCATGGGCGAGGGCGACGATCGCATCCTGGTGGAAGAGGTCGTCGACAACATCGTCAGCGCCCTCGGCCACGCCGCGGCGGCTTAG
- a CDS encoding shikimate dehydrogenase: MTSSSKTRAACLIGWPAAHSRSPLIHRYWLRTLGIEGGYVIEAVPPDDFKDFLFRLSLRGFVGANVTIPHKERALALSTPDERARAVGAANTLWFADGELRSTNTDVEGFINNLDACAPGWDQTEDALVLGAGGAARAVVFGLVERGIKRVHLVNRTIDRARALADQFGGRVHPATWDTVGELLPRAGLLVNTTSLGMHGQPALGIDIGLLPQNAVVTDLVYVPLVTPLLAAAQARGLKTADGLGMLLHQAVRGFELWFGQRPQVTPELRALVEADLTKT; the protein is encoded by the coding sequence ATGACATCATCAAGCAAAACCCGCGCGGCGTGCCTGATCGGGTGGCCAGCGGCGCATTCCCGCTCGCCGCTGATCCATCGCTACTGGCTGCGTACGCTTGGCATCGAGGGCGGCTATGTGATCGAGGCGGTGCCGCCGGATGATTTCAAGGATTTCCTGTTCCGCCTGTCGCTGCGCGGCTTCGTCGGCGCCAACGTCACCATTCCGCACAAGGAGCGCGCGCTGGCGCTGTCGACGCCGGACGAGCGCGCACGCGCCGTCGGCGCCGCCAACACGCTGTGGTTCGCCGACGGCGAGCTGCGTTCGACCAACACCGATGTCGAAGGCTTCATCAACAATCTCGACGCCTGCGCGCCCGGCTGGGACCAGACCGAGGATGCGCTGGTGCTCGGCGCCGGCGGCGCGGCGCGCGCGGTGGTGTTCGGCCTGGTCGAGCGCGGCATCAAGCGCGTGCATCTGGTCAACCGCACCATCGACCGCGCCCGCGCGCTGGCCGACCAGTTCGGCGGGCGCGTTCATCCCGCGACATGGGACACGGTCGGCGAGCTGCTGCCGCGTGCGGGGCTGCTCGTCAACACGACGTCGCTCGGCATGCACGGCCAGCCCGCGCTCGGGATCGATATCGGCCTGTTGCCGCAAAACGCGGTTGTGACCGATCTTGTCTATGTGCCGCTGGTGACGCCATTGCTTGCGGCGGCGCAGGCGCGCGGCCTGAAGACCGCCGATGGCCTCGGCATGCTGCTGCACCAGGCGGTGCGCGGTTTCGAATTGTGGTTCGGGCAGCGTCCGCAGGTGACGCCGGAACTGCGTGCGCTCGTTGAAGCCGATCTCACAAAGACTTGA
- a CDS encoding YoaK family protein: protein MLESRRNLALACALSALAGYVDGIGYLHLGGLFVSFMSGNSTRLGVTLAEGHWQHALEALELIVLFVAGAAAGSLVVLSRIGHRQPLILLGEALLLTAAALAYAYGLPNAAVAAIVLAMGLENAVFQLEGGAGLGLTYVTGALVKAGQLIAAALTGGARWAWLPNLLLWAALVAGALLGALAYHWINLAAIWFAAGMALGLSVLVAATAKRTD, encoded by the coding sequence ATGCTTGAATCCCGCCGTAACCTGGCGCTGGCCTGCGCGCTCAGCGCGCTGGCCGGCTATGTCGACGGCATCGGCTATCTGCATCTCGGCGGGCTGTTCGTCTCCTTCATGAGCGGCAACTCGACGCGGCTCGGCGTGACGTTGGCCGAGGGGCATTGGCAGCATGCCCTGGAGGCGCTGGAGCTGATCGTGCTGTTCGTCGCCGGTGCCGCGGCCGGCAGCCTGGTCGTGCTCAGCCGCATCGGCCATCGCCAGCCGCTGATCCTGCTCGGCGAGGCGCTGCTGCTGACGGCGGCCGCCCTGGCCTATGCCTACGGCCTGCCGAACGCCGCGGTCGCCGCCATCGTGCTGGCGATGGGGCTCGAGAATGCCGTATTCCAGCTCGAAGGCGGCGCCGGGCTCGGCCTCACCTATGTCACCGGGGCGCTGGTCAAGGCCGGCCAGCTGATCGCCGCCGCGCTGACCGGCGGAGCCCGCTGGGCCTGGCTGCCGAACCTCCTGCTGTGGGCGGCGCTGGTCGCAGGCGCGCTTCTTGGCGCACTTGCTTACCACTGGATCAACCTCGCCGCGATCTGGTTTGCCGCGGGCATGGCGCTCGGGCTCAGCGTGCTGGTTGCGGCAACCGCGAAGCGGACGGATTGA
- a CDS encoding alpha-hydroxy acid oxidase: MKHITCIEDLRQLHKRRVPKAFFDYADRGSYTEDTLRANSEDLQQIKFRQRILVDVSKRTLATTILGEPAAMPLILAPVGLLGMQHGDGEIYACRAAQAAGIPFTQSTMSICSIEDIAAAVDKPFWFQLYVMKDRGFIKSLIERAIAAKCSALVLTVDLQVIGQRHQDIKNGMTVPPEWSLSKLVDFATKPAWVSGVLRGKRRTFGNIAGHVKGADDLIKLSEWTASQFDTTLNWKDIDWIRSIWPGKLILKGILDVEDAELAAKTGAQAIVVSNHGGRQLDGAPSSIEVLPEIVDEVGSKLEIMFDGGIRTGMDVMRALALGAKSCMIGRAYAYGLGAGGQEGVAKALDILGKELTTTMGLCGVNTIAEIDDHVLAV, from the coding sequence ATGAAGCACATTACCTGCATCGAAGACCTGCGCCAGCTGCACAAGCGCCGGGTGCCGAAGGCGTTCTTCGATTATGCGGATCGCGGCTCCTACACCGAGGACACGCTGCGCGCCAACTCCGAGGACCTGCAGCAGATCAAGTTCCGCCAGCGTATCCTGGTCGATGTCTCGAAGCGGACCCTGGCGACCACGATCCTGGGCGAGCCGGCCGCGATGCCGCTGATCCTGGCGCCGGTCGGCCTGCTCGGCATGCAGCATGGCGACGGCGAGATCTACGCCTGCCGCGCGGCGCAGGCGGCCGGCATTCCCTTCACCCAGAGCACGATGTCGATCTGCTCGATCGAGGACATCGCGGCCGCCGTCGACAAGCCGTTCTGGTTCCAGCTCTACGTCATGAAGGACCGCGGCTTCATCAAATCGCTGATCGAGCGCGCGATCGCGGCGAAATGCTCGGCGCTGGTCTTGACCGTCGACCTGCAGGTGATCGGCCAGCGCCACCAGGACATCAAGAACGGCATGACGGTGCCGCCGGAATGGTCGCTGTCGAAGCTGGTCGATTTCGCCACCAAGCCGGCCTGGGTATCGGGCGTGCTGCGCGGCAAACGCCGCACCTTCGGCAACATCGCCGGCCACGTCAAAGGCGCCGACGACCTCATCAAGCTGTCGGAGTGGACGGCGTCGCAGTTCGATACCACGCTGAACTGGAAGGACATCGACTGGATCCGCAGCATCTGGCCGGGCAAGCTGATCCTCAAAGGCATCCTCGACGTCGAGGACGCCGAGCTCGCCGCCAAGACCGGTGCGCAGGCGATCGTGGTGTCCAACCATGGCGGCCGCCAGCTCGACGGCGCGCCGTCCTCGATCGAGGTGCTGCCGGAGATCGTCGACGAGGTCGGCTCGAAGCTCGAGATCATGTTCGACGGCGGCATCCGCACTGGCATGGACGTGATGCGCGCGCTCGCGCTCGGCGCCAAGTCCTGCATGATCGGCCGTGCCTATGCCTACGGCCTCGGTGCCGGAGGCCAGGAAGGCGTCGCCAAGGCGCTCGATATCCTGGGCAAGGAGCTCACCACCACGATGGGGCTGTGCGGCGTCAACACCATCGCCGAGATCGACGATCACGTGCTGGCGGTGTAG